The Asticcacaulis sp. EMRT-3 region CGTGGTCGTTCAACTACCGGCCGTGGGAACTGACCAAGACCGAGACGATTGACGTGCATGATGCGCTGGGCGCGCATATCCGCATCGATAATCGCGGACCCGCCGTGCTGCGCGCCCTGCCGCGCCTGAAAGAAGACGTCAACGAAGAATGGCTGACCGACAAGAGCCGCTATGCGGTCGATGGTTTGTCGCGCCGCCGTCTCGATACGCCGATGGTGCGCACCAGCAAGGCTGGAAAGTTGCAGCCGGTAAGCTGGGACGAGGCGCTGAAGGCGGTCGCTGTCAAAATGAAAGCGACGGCAACGGGCCGGATCGGCGTGATTGCCGGTGACCTGTGCGACGCCGAAACCATGAAGGCGGCCAAGGATCTGTTCTACGGCCTGGGCGTGACCAATCTCGATTGCCGCCAGGAAGGCGCGAAAATCGGGCCTGTGACGCAAACGACGCCGCGTGAATCATGGCTGTTCAACACCGGTATTGGCGGGATTGAAGAGGCCGACGCCGTTCTGATGATCGGCACCGATCTGCGCCACGAAGCGGCCCTGATCAATACGCGCATCCGCAAGAGCTGGCTCAAGGGCAATGTGCAGGTAGGTCTGGTGGGCCAGCCGGTCGATCTGACCTATGACTACACCCATGTCGGCGCGGGCACCAAGGGCCTGAAAGACCTGAAGAAACATGCCTTCCGCGATGTGCTGAAAAACGCCCAGCGCCCGGCCATTCTGGTAGGCTCCGGCGCGATTTCCGGCCCGGACGGGGCGGCGGTGCTCAAGGACATCGCCGAACTGGCCGATGCCTGCGGCGTGGTCAAGGGTGACTGGAACGGCTTCAATATCGTTCACACGGCGGCCAGCCGCGTGGCTGGTCTTGATCTCGGCTTCGTGCCGGTGGGCGAGGCGCTCGACGCCGCCGCCATGCTGACGGGCGGGGTGGATGTTCTGTTCCTGCTCGGTGCCGACGAAATTGACACGTCGCAACTGGGTAACACCTTCGTCGTCTATATCGGATCGCACGGTGATGTCGGGGCCTCGGCGGCCGATGTGGTGCTGCCCGGTGCGGCCTATACAGAAAAGTCCGGCATCTATACCAATCTCGAAGGCCGGGTGCAGATCGCCGAGCGCTGCGTCTTCCCCAAGGGCGAAGCGAAGGAAGACTGGGCCATATTACGCGCCCTGTCGGGCCATCTCGGCCATACCCTGCCTTACGATTCGCTGAAGCAGTTGCGTGAAAAACTGATCACCGATCATCCGGTTTTCGGGCGCGTTGACGTCAAGCCGGCAATGAAAACTTTCGATGTCAAGGCGATGGGTGCCAAGGGTGCCATTGAAGATCGCGTCTTCACATCGCTGATTACTGATTTTTATCTGACCAACCCGATCGCCAGGGCTTCTGAGGCTATGGCGGAATGCTCGGCGGCCCGCAGGCCGCCGGTCAGCGCGGCGGCGGAATAGGGGTACGAACACGATGCATAGTTTCTGGTCATCACCCTGGGGCTGGACGATCATCACGATCGGCGAGACGCTGGCCGTCATCGTCGGCGTCATGGTGTCGCTCGCCTTCCTTCTGTGGGGCGACCGCAAGGTCTGGGCGGGCGTGCAGATGCGCAAGGGCCCCAATGTCGTCGGGCCGTTCGGTCTGATGCAGTCGTTTGCCGACTTCCTGAAGTTCGTTCTGAAGGAAGTGATTATCCCGGCCGGGGCTGACAAGTTCATCTTCATGCTGGCCCCGCTGATCAGCTTCGTGCTGGCCTTCGCCGCCTGGGCGGTGATTCCGTTCGCACCGCAATGGGTGGTGTCGAACATCAATGTCGGCATTCTCTACCTGCTGGCCATTTCATCGCTCGGTGTTTACGGCATCATCATGGGCGGCTGGGCTTCGAACTCGAAATATCCGTTCCTCGGCGCGCTGCGTTCGGCGGCGCAAATGGTCAGTTATGAAGTCTCGATCGGTTTCATCATTGTCACCGTTATCCTGCTGTCGGGTTCGCTCAATCTGAGCGACATCGTCAATAAGCAGGCCGGGGGTTTCTGGAACTGGAACGTTTTCGGCGGCGGCCACTGGCCCCTGCTGATCGTGATGATCCCGATGATGGTCATGTTCTATATCTCGGCCCTGGCCGAAACCAACCGCCCGCCGTTTGATCTGCCCGACGCGGAATCGGAACTGGTGGCCGGTTATCAGGTCGAATATTCCTCGACACCCTATCTTTTGTTCATGATCGGCGAATACGCCAATATCGTGCTGATGTGCGCGATGATCACCATCCTGTTCTTCGGCGGCTGGCAGTTTCCGTTTCCGCTGGAAAGCCTGCATCTGCCGCCGGTGGTCTTCACCCTGATCTGTTTGCTGACCTTCATCGTCAAGGTCGTGTTCTGGTTCGTCATGTTCGCCATGGCCAAGGCCATCGTGCCGCGCTATCGCTATGACCAGTTGATGCGTCTGGGCTGGAAGGTTTTCCTGCCGGTTTCGCTGGTAGCTGTGCTGGTCGTGGCGGCTTACCGTGTTTATGGAGGCGCATTATGATGTCGCGCATCGTTCAGGGCTTCAAGGCCGCGCTTTTGATGGACTTCGTCGGCGCTACCGGCCTTGCCGTCAAATATATGCTGAAGCCGAAGGCCACGATCAACTACCCGTTTGAGAAGGGCCCGATCAGCCCGCGCTTTCGTGGTGAACACGCCCTGCGCCGTTATGACAACGGCGAGGAGCGCTGCATCGCCTGCAAGCTGTGCGAGGCGATCTGTCCGGCTCAGGCCATTACCATCGAGGCCGAGCCGCGCGCCGATGGTTCGCGCCGCACCACACGCTACGACATCGACATGGTGAAGTGCATCTATTGCGGCCTGTGTCAGGAAGCCTGTCCGGTGGACGCCATTGTCGAAGGCCCGAATTTCGAATTTTCGACCGACACGCGCGAAGAACTTCTCTACGACAAGCAACGGCTTCTTGATAACGGCGACCGCTGGGAACGCGAAATCGCCCGCAGTCTTGAACTCGATGCGCCGTATCGCTGAGTGAGGATGTGAGCCTATGACCCTGATGCAAATCGCTTTTTATATCATGGCGGCCCTGACGTGTTTGTCGGGGCTGGCCGTGATCACCCAGCGCAATCCCGTCCATTCGGTGCTGTTTCTGATTCTCGCCTTCTTCTCGGCAGCGGGCCTGTTCGTACTGATGGGCGCGGAGTTTCTGGCCATGCTGCTGGTCGTCGTCTATGTCGGCGCAGTGGCCGTCCTGTTCCTGTTCGTCGTCATGATGCTCGATGTCGATTTCAACAAGCTGCGTCAGGGCTTTACCAGTTATCTGCCCATCGGCCTGGTGGTCGGGCTGGTTCTGCTGGTCGAACTGGTCATTGTCAGCGTCAGCGTGGCCACGAAAGGCGCGGCGGCAGGTCAATTACCGCAGGCCTTCACGGCCAATGAAAGCAATATCAAGACCATCGGTCATGTGCTCTACACCACTTATGCCTATCTGTTCGAGGCGGCGGGCTTCGTTCTGCTGGTGGCCATGGTGGGGGCCATCGTCCTGACCCTGCGTGATCGCGGTCAGGTCAAGCGTCAGGATATATTCAAGCAGGTTACGCGCCGCCGCAAGGACGCCGTAGCCGTGGTTTCCGTCAAGACGGGCGAAGGAATTGAGGAATGATCGAACTTTCCAACTATCTGACCGTATCGGCCATTCTGTTCACCATTGGCGTTGTGGGCATTTTCCTCAACCGCCGCAATGTCATCATCATCCTGATGTCGATCGAACTGATGCTTCTGGCGGTCAATATCAACTTCGTCGCCTTCTCGGTCTATCAGCATAATGTGCTGGGTCAGATCATGGCGATGTTCGTCCTGACTGTGGCGGCGGCCGAGGCGGCTGTCGGACTGGCCATTCTCGTCACCTTCTTCCGTAATCGCGGCGACATCGAGGTCGATGACGCCAGCATGATGAAAGGCTAATCCCAGGTGCTTTCTTCAATGCATTCCCATATGCCTGCCGTGGTCACGGCCTGCGTCATGCTGCCGCTGGCGGCCGCTTTCGTGGTCGGCCTGTTTGGCCGCCGCCTTGGCAATATCGCCTCGCAGACGATCACGACCGGGCTTTTGTTCGTGTCGTGCCTGCTCGGCTGGTCCACCTTCATCGCCCATACCTGGGGCGGCATGGCGGACTTCACCGTCCAGCTTCTGCCCTTCATCAATATCGGCGATTTCCATTCGGCCTGGTCGGTGCGTATCGACGCCATGTCGTGCGTGATGCTGGTGGTGGTGACCACCGTGTCGTCTCTGGTTCACCTCTATAGCTGGGGCTATATGGCGGAAGACCCGTCGCGGCCGCGCTTCTTCGCCTATTTGTCGCTGTTCACCTTCGCCATGCTGATGCTGGTGACCGCCGCTGACTTCATGCAATTGTTCTTCGGCTGGGAAGGAGTGGGGCTGGCCTCGTATCTGCTGATCGGCTTCTGGTTCAACAAGGAAAGCGCTTCTTCGGCGGCCATCAAGGCCTTCGTGGTCAATCGCGTCGGCGATTTCGGCTTTGCGCTTGGCATCATGACCGTGTTCTGGCAGTTCCATACGATCAATTTCGCCGAACTGTTCCCAATGATCGCCGCCCACAAGGGCATGGTGTGGCAATTCGCCGGTCACAGCTTCTCGGGCCTTGATCTGGCCGCCTTCCTTTTATTCATCGGCGCGATGGGTAAGTCGGCGCAGTTCTTCCTGCACACCTGGCTGCCCGACGCTATGGAAGGCCCGACGCCCGTTTCGGCCCTGATCCACGCCGCCACCATGGTGACGGCCGGCGTCTATATGGTTTGTCTGCTGTCCCCCCTGTTTGAATATGCGCCGGTGGCCAAGATGATCGTCGCCTATATCGGCGCGATCACCGCCATCTTCGCTGCCACGATCGGCTTTACGCAGAACGACATCAAGCGCGTCATCGCCTATTCAACCTGTTCGCAGCTCGGTTATATGTTCTTTGCGGCGGGTGTCGGAGCCTATCCGATGGCTATGTTCCACCTGTTCACCCACGCCTTCTTCAAGGCGCTGCTCTTCCTGGGCGCAGGCTCGGTGATCCACGGGATGCACCATGAGCAGGACATGCGCAAAATGGGCGGTATCTGGAAATATATGCCCGTCACCTATGCGGTGATGACCATCGGCACCATCGCTATTACCGGCATTGGCATTCCCTTCACCAATATTGGTTTTGCCGGATTCTTCTCGAAAGACGCCATTATCGAATCGGCCTGGGCCATGCACGGCACACCACAAGGCATGTTCGCCTTCATCATGGGCGTGGCGGCGGCATTCCTGACGGCGCTCTATTCTTTCCGTCTGATCTTCATGACCTTCCACGGCAAGAAGCACTGGCTGCATGAGGAGGGCGACCATCATCATGAGGTCATTGACGGTCACAACGTTTCCGAACCCGAACACGCCGATGACCATGCTCATGCGCATGATGATCACGGCCAAGATCATGGTCATGGTCATGGTCATGGTCATACGCCGCACGAAAGCCCGCTGATCATGCTGGTGCCGCTGCTGGTGCTGGCCTTCGGGGCGGCTTTCGCTGGCTTCCTGTTTGCACCCTACTTTATCGGCGAGCATTTCCAGCAGTTCTGGGGCAAAGCGATCTTCCTGGCGCCCGGTAATGACGTGATGGAAGGCCGTGAGCACATCACCCAGCTCTGGGTGCATCTGGCGCCTTTGGCCGTGACCCTTCTGGGCATCGCTGTTGCCTGGTATTACTATATTGCCCGGCCTGATCTGCCGAAAAAGATGGCAGCCAAGGACGGCCCGATCTACAACTTCCTGTATCATAAGTGGTATTTCGACGAAATCTATCAGGCGACCTTTGTTAAGCTGACTAAGGTGCTGGGCGATTTCTTCTGGAAGATCTGCGATATTCGCATCATCGACGGGCTTGGGCCCAACGGCGCGGCCTGGGCGGCCCTCAAATCCGCCAAGAACCTCGTCAAGACCCAGACCGGTTATGTTTATCACTACGCCTTCTTCATGTTCCTGGGGGTTGTGGGGCTTTTGTCCTACGTCCTGTGGATGGTGCGCTAAGGAGAGATGGATTTACCAATGCTACCGACAATTCCCAATCTCCTGAGCCTTATCACCTTCGCGCCTCTGTTCGGTGCCATTGTGATCGGCATCGTGCGGGCTCTGGCGCGCAAGGACGACGAAGCCGTCATCGCGCGCAATGCCAAATGGATCAGCCTGTGGACCACGCTGATCACCCTGGCCCTGTCCGTGGTGCTCATTCTCGGCTTCAACCGCCACAATCCCGGCTACCAGTTCGAGGAACACTATAAGTGGTTCGGGCCGATCTCGTACCATATGGGCGTGGACGGTATTTCGATCCTGTTCGTGCTGCTGACCGCCTTCCTGATGCCGCTCTGTATCGCGGCGTCATGGAATTCGATCAAGACGCGCATTACCGAATATATGATCGCCTTCCTTGTGCTGGAAACCCTGGTCATCGGCGTGTTCACCTCGCTTGACCTGTTCCTGTTCTACATCTTCTTCGAAGGCGGCCTGGTGCCGATGTTCCTGATCATCGGTATCTGGGGCGGCGCTAACCGCGTCTATGCCGCCTACAAGTTCTTTCTCTATACCCTGCTGGGATCCGTGCTGATGCTGGCGGCCATGCTGTACATGGTCAATACGCTCGGCACCGCCGACATCCCGACGATGACCGCTATGCTGAAGGCGCATCCCTATCCGCTGGTCGTGCAGGGCTTCCTGTGGTTCGCCTTCTTCTCGTCCTTTGCCGTCAAGATGCCGATGTGGCCGGTACATACATGGTTGCCCGACGCCCACGTCGAAGCGCCCACCGCGGGTTCGGTGATGCTGGCCGGTATCCTGCTCAAGCTCGGTGGCTACGGTTTCATCCGCTTCAACCTGCCGATGTTCGCCGCTGCCTCGCACATGTTCGCACCGCTGGTCATGACCCTGTCGGTCATCGCCATTGTCTATACCTCGCTGGTCGCCTTCCGTCAGACCGACATCAAGAAGCTGATCGCCTATTCGTCGGTGGCCCATATGGGCTTCGTGACGATGGGGATTTTCGCCGGCAACCAGCTCGGCGTGCAGGGCGCAGTGTTCCAGATGATCAGCCACGGCATCATCTCCGGCGCGCTCTTCCTTTGCGTCGGCGTGGTATATGACCGCTGGCATACACGCGAGATCGCCTTCTATGGCGGACTGACCAAGCTGATGCCGCACTATGCTTTCGTGTTCCTGCTGTTCACTATGGCCAATGTCGGCCTGCCGGGCACGTCGGGCTTCATCGGCGAAATCACCTCGCTGACCGGCGGCTATCAATGGAGCACCTGGGTGGCCTTGTTCGCCACTCTGGGCGTGATCTTCTCGGCCG contains the following coding sequences:
- the nuoG gene encoding NADH-quinone oxidoreductase subunit NuoG; its protein translation is MAKAKVNGVEVEFDPGMTVLQVAELAGEEIPRFCYHERLSIAGNCRMCLVEVKPGPPKPQASCALPAAEGQEIFTNTPMVKKAREGVMEFLLINHPLDCPICDQGGECDLQDQSMGYGKGGSRYQENKRAVEEKHLGPTIKTFMTRCIQCTRCVRFTTEVAGVNEMGMISRGENAEITSYLEQSVSSELSGNVNDLCPVGALTHKPWSFNYRPWELTKTETIDVHDALGAHIRIDNRGPAVLRALPRLKEDVNEEWLTDKSRYAVDGLSRRRLDTPMVRTSKAGKLQPVSWDEALKAVAVKMKATATGRIGVIAGDLCDAETMKAAKDLFYGLGVTNLDCRQEGAKIGPVTQTTPRESWLFNTGIGGIEEADAVLMIGTDLRHEAALINTRIRKSWLKGNVQVGLVGQPVDLTYDYTHVGAGTKGLKDLKKHAFRDVLKNAQRPAILVGSGAISGPDGAAVLKDIAELADACGVVKGDWNGFNIVHTAASRVAGLDLGFVPVGEALDAAAMLTGGVDVLFLLGADEIDTSQLGNTFVVYIGSHGDVGASAADVVLPGAAYTEKSGIYTNLEGRVQIAERCVFPKGEAKEDWAILRALSGHLGHTLPYDSLKQLREKLITDHPVFGRVDVKPAMKTFDVKAMGAKGAIEDRVFTSLITDFYLTNPIARASEAMAECSAARRPPVSAAAE
- the nuoK gene encoding NADH-quinone oxidoreductase subunit NuoK, with the translated sequence MIELSNYLTVSAILFTIGVVGIFLNRRNVIIILMSIELMLLAVNINFVAFSVYQHNVLGQIMAMFVLTVAAAEAAVGLAILVTFFRNRGDIEVDDASMMKG
- a CDS encoding NADH-quinone oxidoreductase subunit J, with protein sequence MTLMQIAFYIMAALTCLSGLAVITQRNPVHSVLFLILAFFSAAGLFVLMGAEFLAMLLVVVYVGAVAVLFLFVVMMLDVDFNKLRQGFTSYLPIGLVVGLVLLVELVIVSVSVATKGAAAGQLPQAFTANESNIKTIGHVLYTTYAYLFEAAGFVLLVAMVGAIVLTLRDRGQVKRQDIFKQVTRRRKDAVAVVSVKTGEGIEE
- the nuoL gene encoding NADH-quinone oxidoreductase subunit L, yielding MPAVVTACVMLPLAAAFVVGLFGRRLGNIASQTITTGLLFVSCLLGWSTFIAHTWGGMADFTVQLLPFINIGDFHSAWSVRIDAMSCVMLVVVTTVSSLVHLYSWGYMAEDPSRPRFFAYLSLFTFAMLMLVTAADFMQLFFGWEGVGLASYLLIGFWFNKESASSAAIKAFVVNRVGDFGFALGIMTVFWQFHTINFAELFPMIAAHKGMVWQFAGHSFSGLDLAAFLLFIGAMGKSAQFFLHTWLPDAMEGPTPVSALIHAATMVTAGVYMVCLLSPLFEYAPVAKMIVAYIGAITAIFAATIGFTQNDIKRVIAYSTCSQLGYMFFAAGVGAYPMAMFHLFTHAFFKALLFLGAGSVIHGMHHEQDMRKMGGIWKYMPVTYAVMTIGTIAITGIGIPFTNIGFAGFFSKDAIIESAWAMHGTPQGMFAFIMGVAAAFLTALYSFRLIFMTFHGKKHWLHEEGDHHHEVIDGHNVSEPEHADDHAHAHDDHGQDHGHGHGHGHTPHESPLIMLVPLLVLAFGAAFAGFLFAPYFIGEHFQQFWGKAIFLAPGNDVMEGREHITQLWVHLAPLAVTLLGIAVAWYYYIARPDLPKKMAAKDGPIYNFLYHKWYFDEIYQATFVKLTKVLGDFFWKICDIRIIDGLGPNGAAWAALKSAKNLVKTQTGYVYHYAFFMFLGVVGLLSYVLWMVR
- the nuoI gene encoding NADH-quinone oxidoreductase subunit NuoI, giving the protein MMSRIVQGFKAALLMDFVGATGLAVKYMLKPKATINYPFEKGPISPRFRGEHALRRYDNGEERCIACKLCEAICPAQAITIEAEPRADGSRRTTRYDIDMVKCIYCGLCQEACPVDAIVEGPNFEFSTDTREELLYDKQRLLDNGDRWEREIARSLELDAPYR
- a CDS encoding NADH-quinone oxidoreductase subunit M, yielding MLPTIPNLLSLITFAPLFGAIVIGIVRALARKDDEAVIARNAKWISLWTTLITLALSVVLILGFNRHNPGYQFEEHYKWFGPISYHMGVDGISILFVLLTAFLMPLCIAASWNSIKTRITEYMIAFLVLETLVIGVFTSLDLFLFYIFFEGGLVPMFLIIGIWGGANRVYAAYKFFLYTLLGSVLMLAAMLYMVNTLGTADIPTMTAMLKAHPYPLVVQGFLWFAFFSSFAVKMPMWPVHTWLPDAHVEAPTAGSVMLAGILLKLGGYGFIRFNLPMFAAASHMFAPLVMTLSVIAIVYTSLVAFRQTDIKKLIAYSSVAHMGFVTMGIFAGNQLGVQGAVFQMISHGIISGALFLCVGVVYDRWHTREIAFYGGLTKLMPHYAFVFLLFTMANVGLPGTSGFIGEITSLTGGYQWSTWVALFATLGVIFSAVYALNLYKRVMFGEVTNDALKKYPDLSAREIAIFAPLVLGTLLLGIYPAFVFDFTTASVNTVVTAYQTIIGG
- the nuoH gene encoding NADH-quinone oxidoreductase subunit NuoH; amino-acid sequence: MHSFWSSPWGWTIITIGETLAVIVGVMVSLAFLLWGDRKVWAGVQMRKGPNVVGPFGLMQSFADFLKFVLKEVIIPAGADKFIFMLAPLISFVLAFAAWAVIPFAPQWVVSNINVGILYLLAISSLGVYGIIMGGWASNSKYPFLGALRSAAQMVSYEVSIGFIIVTVILLSGSLNLSDIVNKQAGGFWNWNVFGGGHWPLLIVMIPMMVMFYISALAETNRPPFDLPDAESELVAGYQVEYSSTPYLLFMIGEYANIVLMCAMITILFFGGWQFPFPLESLHLPPVVFTLICLLTFIVKVVFWFVMFAMAKAIVPRYRYDQLMRLGWKVFLPVSLVAVLVVAAYRVYGGAL